The Blautia luti nucleotide sequence TACCAGCTTTTTCTTCGATTCTGGCGAATGCACCGTAAACAATTTTCTGTGCTACACCTTTCTTACCGTCTAACATGATGTTATTGATAAGTTTGGTAACCACTTTATTGTTGTACATTGGATCTGCCAGAACGTCTCTTTTCTGAGTATGTCCTTTACGTGGCACGTTACTTCCCTCCTTAATCATTGTGATTAAATCATCGGTACTCACGCAGATAACTATTGCATGTTCGCACTGGTAAGGTCCTATATTTAACCCGCAACCGGCAGGGTATATGGAATACCGTACAAATTCATAGTTCTAGTCTTCCGTGAATTTTCGATTGATTAATTCCTGCTGTCCTAAACAATAGGATCAGCTCTTAAAATTCTTATGAAACCTTTTTAGAATTATTTCTTTTTCGGTCTCTTAGCGCCGTATTTAGAACGGGCCTGTTTTCTGTTAGCAACACCTGCAGTATCAAGAGTACCTCTGATGATGTGGTATCTTGTACCAGGTAAGTCCTTAACCCTTCCACCACGGATAAGAACAACGCTATGCTCCTGAAGGTTGTGACCTTCTCCTGGGATGTAGCTTGTTACTTCGATTCCGTTGGAAAGACGAACTCTGGCGATTTTTCTAAGAGCTGAGTTAGGCTTCTTAGGAGTTGCAGTCTTAACTGCTGTACAAACGCCACGTTTCTGTGGTGCAGACTGTTCAACTGCTTTCTTTCTTAAAGAGTTGAATGTTTTCTGGAGAGCCGGAGCTGTAGATTTCTTTACAGATGTCTGGCGTCCTTTTCTTACTAACTGGTTGAATGTTGGCATTCCATTTCACCTCCCGATTTATTTCTCCATAGATTTTTCTATGGGGCCTTGCGGTTGCTATTCGTGTAATTACGCGCAAAAAAATTAAACGTTCCTTTTGCACGCTTGCTTATTATATCCTGCAAATCTCCTGCTGTCAAGGGATTTTACAGGAAATTTGCCTTAATTTTTCAACGTTTTTATTTATTGGATATTTTGGTCAGGATACGTAATTGCATTTTCCGGATCACTTCATTATAATAACATTCAAAGATAAATACCAACACTATCATATGCAGAAAGGATCATCTATGAAGAAACCGAACATAATGACAGTTCTTGTGTTTCTGACAGGGCTTCTGTGCATTGTCTCCCTCTTTTTCTTTTCCTGGAGTACATACAGGCAGATCATTTCCACAGAAAAAGATGTAGACGCTGTATCAGAGCAGATTACTGCCAAACAGTCTGAAATACACGAAGCACAGGAAAAATATACCAGCGCTGTGGATCAGGCACAGTCCAATATTGACCGCCTGAAACAGAAAGAGAAAAATCTTTCTCAGAAAGATACCAAGGAGAAAGCAGAAGTCTCTGCCGAAAGTTCTTCCAAACCATCCGTGTTCAACGAAGAAAATACTTCTGTATTCAGTGATTCCAGTGCCACTTCATCCGGTCTGGGCCACATCGTGGGAATCGATCCGGGGCATCAGAGTGAGAATGTAGATATGAGTGCTCTGGAACCTAATGGCCCCGGTTCCTCTGAAATGAAGGCCAAATGCTCCACCGGCACCCAGGGATCTTACACAGGAGTTCCTGAATATGAACTGAATCTGGAAATTTCCCTTCTATTAAAAGATGCACTGGAAGCGAAAGGTTATCAGGTGGTTATGACAAGAACAGACAATGACACAGCCATCAGCAATATGGAACGTGCACAGTATATAGCCGCCCAGGGAGCCGAAATCTATGTCCGCATTCATGCAAATGGTGATGATTCCCACACCACATCCGGTGCCCTGACTATGTGTCCATCTCCCAGTAATCCTTATGTTGCCCAGCTTTCCGAACCCTCTGCCAAATTATCCCAGGATATCCTGGATTCCTATTGCGCAGCTACAGGATTTCAGAATCTTGGCGTCCAGTATTACGACAATATGACCGGGATCAACTGGAGTACAGTTCCCGTCACCATTCTGGAAATGGGATTTATGACCAATGAAAACGATGATACCAAGATGAACAACCCGGAATTCCAACAGACAATGGTAACAGGAATTGTCAATGGCATTGACACTTATTTTGCAGCCAGTTAATTCAGCTCAATCCAGACGGATACCAGCCGTTTAATTATATTATCCGTTTAATCGTCTAATTATGAAAGGAAAATTTTAATGTCCGAAAATAACCAGTCCAAAAAACCTGTCTTTTTATATGTTGTGATCGCAGTATTGACGATCGCAGTTATCGGCCTGGGAGCTCTTTCATTCCTGTCTCTCAGCCATCTTGTTTCCTTACAGCAGAAAGTACAGACTCTCTCAGATACAGTGGAAGACATTTCCACTACTTCCAACACTCTGATCAGTCAGGCTGATCAGCTGAATCAGCTGAAGGAACAGGAAGCCGCACAGCAGGCATCTGCTGCTCAGAATTCTGCTGACGAATCAGAAAGCTCCGGTACTTCTCAGGAAGAAGGTACTCTTTCTCCTTCCAGCAATACAACCTTTACAGATAACACAGACTCCAGTATGGACGCCCTCCTGAACCAGGTGCAGACTCTTCTTCCTCAGGATAACGGTACCTGGTCTGTATATGTGTGCAATCTGTTGAAAGACTCCGACGGAACTGTCAACGATACCCCGATGCAGGCAGCCAGCCTGATCAAGCTGTATATCATGGGAGCTGTATATGAAAATTATGACTCTCTTGCCCAGTCCCACAGTGCCGATACCCTGGACAGCAATATTTCTGCCATGATCACAGTAAGTGATAACGATGCAGCCAATACTCTGGTGAACTGGCTGGGTAATGGAGATGATGCCGCAGGTATGTCCGTTGTCAACCAGTTCTGCCAGGCACATGGTTTCACCAGCACACAGATGAACCGTCTGCTGCTCGCCAGCAGTGAAAACGGCGATAACTATACTTCTGCCAAAGACTGTGGTACATTTTTAAAAGAAATTTATCAGATCGTTAATGGCACTATTTCTGATTCCACGCTTCCGAATGCGGAAGCCATGTATTATCAGTTAAAAATGCAGCAGCGCAAAAACAAGATTCCTGCCCAGATGCCGGATGGCGTACACACAGCCAATAAAACCGGTGAACTGGACACTGTAGAAAACGATGCAGCCATTATCTTCGATACAGCCAAGGGTATTGATCTGGTCATCTGCTTCATGTCTCAGGATCTGAACGACACCGCCACAGCCCAGAATACTATCGCAACAGATGCCCGTGCGATCTACGGTTACTACAATGAATAGGATACGGCAGAAATTTTTCTGAGAGATTCCGGTCAAAAGAAAGCCAGTCTGTAGTTATTTTTTCCACAGACTGGCTTTTTTATTCTCTTTATCAGACGTAGATTCATAATTTACTCAATATTTATTCGGTTTCTTCTGTTTCTTCATAGGATTTTTCCCATATTTCCGAAAAAACTGCCAGCGGACAGTCTGTCAGCAGGCACATGAGCAGAAAGCACTCATAGGGATTTACAATATAGATTTCTCCCATGCCGCACTTCAGCAGGATCTCCTGTATTTCAGTCAGGAAATGTTTATACCTGTTAAATGGATCATCATCTTCCATCTCCTGGGATACAATAAAAAATTCCAGTGTGATCAGGTCAAAACGTTCCACAGGAAGCTTGTGACTGAGAATATTGGTAATCCTCTGTCTGCTGAAACGCTTCTGGCTGAAATGTTTCGCAAGGATAGACGCTGACATCTTTTTCAGATTTCCCATCTTGTTGATAGGAATTCCGCTGCAGATCACTTTTTCCACATCAGAGGGTGTGATCTTCTCTGCTGTCCACACTTTATCCCCGCCTTTTTCCTCTTCATCATGCTGATATAAGCCGGCAATGATCTGTTTCGCATGGTACAGCAGCCTGTCAAATTCCCGAAATGCCTGGCTTCGCTCTGACATGGGATCATCCCTTTTCGCCTTTAATCTGGCCAGAAATTTCAGCAGCTTCTCTTCTGTATCCAGGCAGAGATCATTGCTGCACAGTACCTGGGAACTGTCCATCTGTACAGGTTCCAGCTTCTCATATTTCTTCTTCAGTTCCTCTGCTTTATAGTATCCAAACTGATTACTGTAACAGTACCAGTAAATTACTTCTGCCGGATTATGGAAATCGAAATCCTGCTCTTTCAGGACTCTGGTAAGGAAATCTGAAACATCTTCTGCAGTCATCTTCAGTCCGAAACCCAGCAGAAAGACTGTCTCTCTTTTTACAGATGCCTGGTTCAGCCAGTTATTTACAAGAGCCGACAGCTTCGTAGATGTAGGATTCATGGACTTCGGCGTATAGGTTTCTTTGAAAGAATCCAGAATGATATCTTTATATACTTCCTGTGGAACCTCAGAGAAAGGTTCCTCCAGTTCCGCTCTTTCGTATATGTAACGTTTCAGATGATCACCAAAAGAAACCAGCGTCATTTCTTTATACAGATAGTGAAAGATCACGTCAGCATCTTCATCCTCGAAGCTGTCCAAACTTACTACCTGCCGGAATCTCTGTGCCGCCTTTCTGGTAAATTCATAGTCCTGTACCTTATCAAATGCCACTGTCTGTTCAAAATCCAGATCCTGCATACGATTTTTCATGCTGCATCACCTCTCATTTTTGTCCTTAAGTCCTTTCAGCCAGGTTTTCAGTCTTCTTCCTGAATCCTGTTTCTGCACTTCACACAGGACGATTGTTACATTATCCCGTCCGCCTTTCTGCAATGCACGTTCCAGAAGAAGTTCCACAATATCTGCCAGTGGAATTTCCCTGGCAAGTATATCTGCGATCTCACCGTCCGAGAGCATATCTGTCACTCCATCTGAACACATAAGATATCGATATCCCTCTTTATGTTCAATTTCCTGGATGGATGGTTCCAGAATCTGCTGTTCTTCCGGCACTCCCAGATACTGTGTCAGCGGAGCTTTTCCCAGAAGATTTCTTCCCAGGACATGATCCGTAGATACCTGTCTGAAATGCTCCCCGTCAGAAAAATAGATCCGGCTGTCTCCCAGATTGCATACAAACATGGATTCCGGGGTAAACAGCGTCATCGCCAGAGTTGTCCCCATACTCTGGATATGATTCTCCTCACTGTAACCACACACTGCCTTGTTCATGCTTTTACACACACCCTGGATAAAATCTTCCGGTACATCTCTCAGTGTGCGTTTATTGGCACTGTAGTATTTCCCAAATTCCCGGGAAGCCACGAATGCTGCCATTTCTCCGCAGCTCTCTCCGCCCATACCGTCAAATACTGCCAGCGCAGGTGTTCTGTTTCCGGAAATGGTTTCCGACCGGATTCCCTGGGTTCCATGATTTTCTGCAGGAAGAAGCTCACCGCAGCACCAGAAATTATCCTCATTGTTTGCCCGTACCCTGCCCATATGGCAGGTATAGGCATACTCAATCTGATATGCCATCTTCTGTTTTCGTTCCCTCTCCCTTCAATGCTTTCAGTGAATTATTCCAGTATTTCTCACCGCGCTTTACATATTCGTCATTATCAGTTTCATTATCGTGACATGTTCCATTGGCATCGATCCAGCGGATCAGCTCACCGTCATCATAATAATAATACTCTGCTGTTTCGTCATACCAAATATATGCGAAAAACAGCTTCTCATCCCAGTAGAAATACTCTTCATACTTCTTCTCACCGGACTCTGCCGGATAGATCAGCGCTTTCATACACTGACTCTCTATATCCAGATTTCCATCTGCATTCTCAACTGTCTTTACACGTTTCAGGTATCTGAGCACTGTGCCTTCTGACCCTACCCAGTCATAACTGTCCAGATCATCCGTGATAGTTGTGGCTCGGTCTTTAATGTTCTCGATCGCTGTTGTGAAATCCTTGGAATCTCCTTTGTCAATGCCATATTTGTCATTGTCCAGAATATCTACCAGACTGTTTCCCGGAGCATCGGAAGAATTATGCATGCTGATTCTGATATAAAGTCCTCCTGCTATCAGAACTGCAAGTCCCACCACTGCCGCAACCAGGGCTCTTCTCAACATCTTCTCTTTCTTTCTGCGGCGTCTTCTGGCTGCCATGATTCTGGCAGACTGTGCAATATTCTGTTCTCTGTCCTTCTGTGAAACCGACTGCTGAACTGGCTGTGAAACTTTAACCGTTTCTGCCGGATGTACCTGTTTCGGCTGTACTGTAGCCGTCTTATATGCCTGACTCCTGGATTTCGGCTCCGTCTCTCCTGAAGATGTCGGAGCTGGACGATCTTTCTGTTTAATTTCTGAAGTCTTCTGAGCCCTTCCGGTCATTCTGCCGTGTTTCAGATCATCCAGATCCCTGTAAAATTCCTCAGGAGTCTGGTATCGTTTGGCCGGATCAAAGGCGCACGCCTTCAGGATGATCTGTGCAAACAGTCTGCCTGCCTCTGCCGGAGGTTCCATCTGTTCCCCGGACATTCGTCTGGTCAGCGCATTCTCTTTATCCCTGTAAGTGATAAACTGTTTCTCCAGATTCATAAAAGGTAGTCTGTTATGGTTCATAAGCTTATATAGTACAATACCCAGTGAATAAATATCCACTCCGCTGTCATATTTCTCACCTTTATACATCTCAGGTGCCATATAAGAATAAGTACCCTTTTTCGAAAAACCACTCATAGTGCGTTCCAGTTCCCGGGCAATGTCGAAGTCTCCCAGCTTGAAATCTCCGAATCTGGACACAAAAATATTCTCCGGTTTAATATCCCGGTGAATAATATTCAGCTTCCTGCAGTATTCCAGAGCCTTACTTAAGTCCAGGCCAAGCTGTATCACTTCATTCTCAGTGAGCTGTTTCTCCGCGCAGCAGTCCATAAAACTAGTAAGATATTCCATACGTATGGAAATTTCCCATCCGATGGCATCCAGATATTCCATTACCTTGAAGTCCTCTACGGATACAATGTAGGAATTTCCGCGGAAATACTCCATGGTGCTGATTTCCTGGATACATTCTTCTACCAGATTCTGGAAATACTGTCTGGCTGCCTGGTCATCTCCGGTTTCAGACCGTACACTGTTCAGTTCGCTCTGGCTTCCGGGAATATTGATGATCTTAATTGCTGAATAGAAAGATTTTCCCCGTTCTGTGCGCTGCGCTTTATAAACCTTGCCGAAAGAGCCTTCGCCGATCTTCTCAATAATCTTCCACTCCGGCCATGCGGAAACCGGCAGTTCCTTGTCCATGCTGCACCTCCTTTTTTGTTTCTTTATATTTTTCTTATTATACTGAAATTATAACAGAAAAGATAGGTTTCTTTGTATTTTTCTTTTTTACATTTTCTTCCATATATCATACTTTCCTGCAGGATCTGATGTTAGTTTCCTGTCGATATATTTTGACAAAAAAAGATGCAGACTTCCTGAGAAATCTGCATCTTCATATAATTATTCGTTATCTTCGGACTCTTCCTGTTCTGTTTCAGCAGAATCTTCCTCAACGTCAGATTCCTCAACATCGAATTCCTCATCTTCCGGAAGTTCTTCTTCCATTGTGATAAGTTCTTCATCCTTCAGTTCTTCGTCCTGAAGCTCTTCTGCTTCCTCTAACTCATGATGTGGTTCAGGCATTGTAGTATCCAGTCTTACTTCGCTGTAGCGTTTCATACCAGTACCAGCCGGAATCAGTTTACCGATGATTACGTTCTCTTTCAGACCGATCAGCGGATCGACTTTACCCTTGATAGCAGCTTCTGTCAGAACCTTGGTTGTTTCCTGGAAGGAAGCGGCTGACAGGAAGGAGTTGGTAGCAAGGGATGCCTTGGTGATACCAAGCATAACCTGTTTTCCTTCTGCAGGCTGTTTGCCTTCTTTTTCCATCTGCTCGTTAACATCCTCATATTCAAGGAAATCAACCAATGTTCCCGGAAGGAATTCTGTATCTCCGTTATCTTCGATACGGATCTTCTTCAGCATCTGGCGAACGATAACTTCGATATGCTTATCACTGATCTCAACACCCTGGAGACGGTATACACGCTGTACTTCACGGATCATGTAATCCTGAACTGCACGTACACCCTTGATTCTCAGGATATCGTGCGGATTTACGCTACCTTCTGTAAGCTCATCACCGGCTTCAAGAACCTGTCCGTCAGTGATCTTGATACGGGAACCGTATGGGATAAGATAAGTCTTGGACTCACCTGTCTCCTGATCTGTAACGATAACTTCACGTTTCTTCTTAGTGTCATTGATAACAGCAACACCAGGGATTTCTGTGATGATGGCAAGACCTTTCGGCTTTCTTGCCTCGAAAAGCTCCTCGACACGAGGAAGACCCTGTGTGATATCTCCACCGGCAACACCACCACTATGGAAGGTACGCATGGTAAGCTGTGTACCTGGCTCACCGATAGACTGAGCAGCGATGATACCGACAGACTCACCAACCTGAACTGCTTCACCAGTTGCAAGGTTCGCACCGTAACATTTCGCACAGATACCAACTTTACACTTACATGTAAGGATTGTACGGATCTTAACTCTCTCGATGGATCCACCTGTTACGTTGTCAACGCCCTCTTTCATAATGCGGGCTGCACGCTTCGGTGTGATCATATGGTTAGCTTTTACTATAACTTCGCCATCTTTATTCTTAATTGTCTCGCAGGCGAAACGGCCTGTGATACGTTCCTGAAGTCCTTCGATCTCTTCTTTACCGTCTACGAAGCCTTCTACATACATACCTGAGATTTCATCTCTGTTCTCACAGCAATCTGTCTCACGTACGATCAGATCCTGGGAAACGTCAACCATACGTCTTGTCAGGTAACCTGAATCGGCTGTACGAAGAGCGGTATCGGACATACCTTTTCGAGCTCCATGGGCAGACATGAAGTATTCCAGTACATCAAGACCTTCACGGAAGTTTGACTTGATAGGCAGCTCGATGGTGTGACCGGTTGTATCGGCCATCAGTCCTCGCATACCTGCAAGCTGTTTGATCTGTTTATCGGAACCACGGGCACCGGAGTCAGCCATCATGAAGATGTTGTTGTATTTATCAAGTCCGGACAGAAGAGCATGTGTCAGCTCATCGTCAGTCTTCTTCCATGTATCAACAACTTCTTTGTAACGCTCTTCTTCAGTGATAAGACCACGTTTGTAGTTCTTTGTAATAAGGTCTACTGTATCCTGAGCCTGTTTGATCATTTCCGGTTTCTGCGGCGGAACGGTCATATCGGCAATGGCAACAGTCATGGCAGCACGTGTGGAATACTTGTAACCTGTAGCCTTGATAGAGTCAAGAACCTCAGCAGTCTTTGTAGCACCGTGAGTATTGATAACTTTTTCAAGAATCTGTTTCAGCTGTTTCTTAGCTACCAGGAAGTCAACTTCAAGGAGAAGTTCATTTCCAGGAATGCTTCTGTCTACGAAACCAAGATCCTGAGGAAGGATTTCGTTGAACAGGAAACGTCCAAGTGTAGATTCTACGTTACCGGTCAGAACGGAGCCGTCCGGCATTGTCTTGCTGCAGCGAACTTTGATCTTGGACTGCAGTGTGATTACTTTATTTTCATAAGCAAGGATTGCTTCGTTTACGCTCTTGAAGAACTTGCCTTCACCCTTGTTTCCAGGTCTCTCCTGAGTCAGATAGTAGATACCAAGTACCATATCCTGTGAAGGAACAGCTACAGGTCCACCATCAGAAGGTTTCAGCAGGTTGTTCGGTGATAACAGAAGGAAACGGCACTCTGCCTGAGCTTCCTGTGAAAGCGGAAGATGTACGGCCATCTGATCACCATCAAAGTCGGCGTTGAACGCGGTACAAACAAGCGGATGCAGTTTGATCGCTTTACCTTCTACAAGAATCGGTTCGAATGCCTGGATACCAAGACGGTGCAGTGTAGGTGCACGGTTCAGCATAACCGGATGTTCTTTGATAACATCTTCGAGAACATCCCATACAGCCGGCTCCAGTTTCTCTACCATTTTCTTAGCGTTCTTAATGTTGTGTGAAGTTCCGTTGGCAACAAGTTCTTTCATAACGAAAGGTTTGAACAGCTCGATCGCCATCTCTTTCGGAAGACCACACTGGTAAATCTTAAGTTCCGGTCCTACGACGATAACGGAACGTCCGGAATAGTCAACTCGTTTACCAAGAAGGTTCTGACGGAAACGTCCGGATTTACCTTTCAGCATATCGGAAAGGGATTTCAGGGCTCTGTTTCCAGGACCTGTTACAGGACGTCCACGACGACCGTTGTCGATCAGGGCATCAACTGCTTCCTGAAGCATACGTTTCTCGTTACGAACGATGATATCCGGTGCACCTAATTCCAGAAGTCTCTTCAGACGGTTGTTACGGTTGATGATTCTTCTGTAAAGATCATTTAAGTCAGATGTTGCGAAACGTCCACCATCCAGCTGAACCATAGGACGCAGATCCGGCGGAATGACAGGGATAACTGTCATGATCATCCACTCAGGACGGTTTCCTGACTCACGGAAAGATTCTACAACTTCCAGACGTTTGATGATTCTTGCACGTTTCTGACCTGTAGCATCTTTTAATTCTTTCTTCAGTTCTGCAGAATCTTTCTCAAGATCAATTGCCTCAAGAAGTTCCTTGATGGATTCTGCACCCATACCTACACGGAAATCATATCCATAAGCCTCACGGGCATCCTGATATTCTCTCTCTGTAAGTACCTGTTTGTACTGGAGTCCGGAATTAGCCGGATCCAGTACAATATAGTTTGCAAAGTAAAGGACTTTCTCCAGAGTTCTCGGAGAAATGTCAAGGATCAGACCCATACGGGACGGAATTCCTTTGAAATACCAGATGTGGGATACCGGAGCAGCCAGCTCGATATGTCCCATACGCTCTCTACGTACAGAGGATTTGGTAACTTCTACACCACATCTGTCGCAGACAACGCCTTTATAGCGAATCTTTTTGTACTTTCCACAGTGGCACTCCCAGTCCTTACTCGGTCCAAAGATCTTTTCACAGAAAAGTCCGTCTTTCTCCGGTTTCAAGGTACGGTAGTTGATGGTCTCAGGTTTTAAAACCTCGCCTCTTGACCACTCTCTGATTTTCTCAGGGGACGCCAGTCCGATTTTGATGGCATCGAAAGTCATTGGCTGATATGTTTCATTGGCGTTAGTTGTTTCTGCCATGTATTCTTTCCCCTTTCTTACTCTTCGTCATCGTCTTCAAGAGCTTCATCCAGCTCAATGAAGTCGTCATCCTCATCTTCGTCCTCGTCAATATCAACGAGTTCTTCTCCGTCAAACTCCTGCTTTGTATAGCCGTGTTTGCCGTAGTCTTCTTCTCTGTCGTGATGTCTTCTGGAATCTCCTTCGATAACAGAACGAAGATCTGTATCGCCGTAATCTACAGATTCAAGAAGATGTACTTCTGTATTGTCATCCTTGAGTACCTTCACATCCAGACCAAGAGACTGAAGCTCTTTTAAGAGAACCTTGAAGGATTCCGGAATACCCGGCTCAGGAATATTGTCACCCTTGATGATCGCTTCGTATGTCTTCACACGACCAACAACATCATCGGATTTCACTGTCAGGATTTCCTGCAGTGTGTAGGATGCGCCGTATGCTTCCAGTGCCCAAACCTCCATCTCACCAAAACGCTGTCCACCGAACTGAGCTTTACCACCCAGAGGCTGCTGTGTTACCAGAGAGTAAGGACCTGTAGAACGTGCATGGATCTTATCATCAACCAGATGATGCAGTTTCAGATAGTGCATGTGACCGATTGTTACAGGGCTGTCGAAGTATTCACCTGTACGTCCGTCACGAAGGCGTACTTTACCATCTCTGGAGATCGGAACGCCTTTCCACAATGCTCTGTGAGCTTTATTCTCATCCAGATACTGCATTACATCAGGTGCTAAAATGTCTTTGTATTTCTCACGGAACTCTTCAAAGTCTTCTGTGTTTACATAGTCGTTTGCAAGTTCCAGTGTATCCTGGATATCATGCTCGTTGGCGCCCTGGAAAATAGGAGTTGCAACGTTGAATCCAAGTGCTTTCGCTGCAAGGCTTAAGTGAATCTCCAGAACCTGTCCGATATTCATTCGGGAAGGCACACCCAGAGGGTTCAGCACGATATCAAGCGGACGTCCGTTCGGAAGGAATGGCATATCTTCAACAGGAAGTACACGGGAAACAACACCTTTGTTACCGTGACGTCCGGCCATCTTATCACCAACGGAAATCTTTCTCTTCTGTGCGATGTAGATACGTACGGACTGGTTTACACCAGGGGACATCTCATCGCCATTCTCTCTTGTAAATACCTTGGCATCTACGACAATACCGTATTCACCGTGTGGTACTTTCAGAGAAGTATCACGAACTTCACGTGCTTTCTCACCGAAGATTGCACGAAGAAGTCTCTCTTCTGCAGTAAGCTCTGTCTCTCCCTTAGGAGTAACTTTACCAACAAGGATATCACCGGCACGTACTTCTGCACCGATACGGATGATACCACGCTCATCCAGATCCTTCAGTGCGTCGTCGCCGACACCAGGAACGTCACGTGTAATCTCTTCCGGTCCAAGTTTGGTATCACGGGCTTCTGCCTCATATTCTTCAATATGAACAGATGTATAAACATCGTCCATAACAAGTCTCTCACTAAGAAGTACAGCATCCTCGTAGTTGTAACCTTCCCAGGTCATGAATCCGATCAGTGGGTTCTTACCAAGGGCAAGTTCTCCGTTTGCTGTAGAAGGACCATCTGCGATAACCTGTCCTGCCTCTACGTGCTCACCCTGGAATACGATTGGCTTCTGATTGTAGCAGTTGCTCTGGTTACTTCTTAAATATTTGGTCAGATGGTAATCATCTTTTGTTCCATCGTCGTTCTTGATGCTGATGTCTGTAGATGTGGAACGAAGTACAGTACCGGCTTTCTTTGCAACTACGCAGACACCGGAGTCGACTGCTGTCTTAACTTCCATACCTGTACCAACTACAGGAGCTTCTGTTGTAAGAAGCGGTACGGCCTGACGCTGCATGTTAGATCCCATCAGCGCACGGTTAGCATCGTCGTTCTGAAGGAACGGAATCAGTGCTGTAGCAACAGAGAATACCATACGAGGAGATACGTCCATGTAATCAAACATATGACGCTCATACTCCTGAGTCTCTTCACGGAAACGACCGGATACATTCTTATGAATGAAGTGTCCTTCTTCGTCCAGAGGCTCGTTGGCCTGTGCTACATGGTAATTATCCTCTTCATCTGCGGTCATATATACAACTTCATCTGTTACACGAGGATTCTTAGGATCTGTTTTATCGATCTTACGGT carries:
- the rpsL gene encoding 30S ribosomal protein S12 → MPTFNQLVRKGRQTSVKKSTAPALQKTFNSLRKKAVEQSAPQKRGVCTAVKTATPKKPNSALRKIARVRLSNGIEVTSYIPGEGHNLQEHSVVLIRGGRVKDLPGTRYHIIRGTLDTAGVANRKQARSKYGAKRPKKK
- a CDS encoding N-acetylmuramoyl-L-alanine amidase, which gives rise to MKKPNIMTVLVFLTGLLCIVSLFFFSWSTYRQIISTEKDVDAVSEQITAKQSEIHEAQEKYTSAVDQAQSNIDRLKQKEKNLSQKDTKEKAEVSAESSSKPSVFNEENTSVFSDSSATSSGLGHIVGIDPGHQSENVDMSALEPNGPGSSEMKAKCSTGTQGSYTGVPEYELNLEISLLLKDALEAKGYQVVMTRTDNDTAISNMERAQYIAAQGAEIYVRIHANGDDSHTTSGALTMCPSPSNPYVAQLSEPSAKLSQDILDSYCAATGFQNLGVQYYDNMTGINWSTVPVTILEMGFMTNENDDTKMNNPEFQQTMVTGIVNGIDTYFAAS
- a CDS encoding serine hydrolase, with the protein product MSENNQSKKPVFLYVVIAVLTIAVIGLGALSFLSLSHLVSLQQKVQTLSDTVEDISTTSNTLISQADQLNQLKEQEAAQQASAAQNSADESESSGTSQEEGTLSPSSNTTFTDNTDSSMDALLNQVQTLLPQDNGTWSVYVCNLLKDSDGTVNDTPMQAASLIKLYIMGAVYENYDSLAQSHSADTLDSNISAMITVSDNDAANTLVNWLGNGDDAAGMSVVNQFCQAHGFTSTQMNRLLLASSENGDNYTSAKDCGTFLKEIYQIVNGTISDSTLPNAEAMYYQLKMQQRKNKIPAQMPDGVHTANKTGELDTVENDAAIIFDTAKGIDLVICFMSQDLNDTATAQNTIATDARAIYGYYNE
- a CDS encoding PP2C family protein-serine/threonine phosphatase; translation: MAYQIEYAYTCHMGRVRANNEDNFWCCGELLPAENHGTQGIRSETISGNRTPALAVFDGMGGESCGEMAAFVASREFGKYYSANKRTLRDVPEDFIQGVCKSMNKAVCGYSEENHIQSMGTTLAMTLFTPESMFVCNLGDSRIYFSDGEHFRQVSTDHVLGRNLLGKAPLTQYLGVPEEQQILEPSIQEIEHKEGYRYLMCSDGVTDMLSDGEIADILAREIPLADIVELLLERALQKGGRDNVTIVLCEVQKQDSGRRLKTWLKGLKDKNER
- a CDS encoding serine/threonine-protein kinase — protein: MDKELPVSAWPEWKIIEKIGEGSFGKVYKAQRTERGKSFYSAIKIINIPGSQSELNSVRSETGDDQAARQYFQNLVEECIQEISTMEYFRGNSYIVSVEDFKVMEYLDAIGWEISIRMEYLTSFMDCCAEKQLTENEVIQLGLDLSKALEYCRKLNIIHRDIKPENIFVSRFGDFKLGDFDIARELERTMSGFSKKGTYSYMAPEMYKGEKYDSGVDIYSLGIVLYKLMNHNRLPFMNLEKQFITYRDKENALTRRMSGEQMEPPAEAGRLFAQIILKACAFDPAKRYQTPEEFYRDLDDLKHGRMTGRAQKTSEIKQKDRPAPTSSGETEPKSRSQAYKTATVQPKQVHPAETVKVSQPVQQSVSQKDREQNIAQSARIMAARRRRRKKEKMLRRALVAAVVGLAVLIAGGLYIRISMHNSSDAPGNSLVDILDNDKYGIDKGDSKDFTTAIENIKDRATTITDDLDSYDWVGSEGTVLRYLKRVKTVENADGNLDIESQCMKALIYPAESGEKKYEEYFYWDEKLFFAYIWYDETAEYYYYDDGELIRWIDANGTCHDNETDNDEYVKRGEKYWNNSLKALKGEGTKTEDGISD